A region from the Rhinoderma darwinii isolate aRhiDar2 chromosome 2, aRhiDar2.hap1, whole genome shotgun sequence genome encodes:
- the LOC142741594 gene encoding uncharacterized protein LOC142741594, whose product MIVTTVSNLLKVAIMYVMYRLIEIRAAERQICGVIFRKLLLALGWTACVGNLIAIYLQESCVRNYIGFAAMLCTGLYSICLAGPLYTASRNVRCVRCTKAALSVLMFLAFLSKLACKMAMYALCTSDHCIQSAKTSLTILEWLVLFSSCISQILLYRDFQVLTIKFRKSLKEDWIILRDGLEETSPSNEEKEPDPEKMGP is encoded by the exons ATGATAGTGACCACCGTCTCTAACCTACTAA AAGTCGCCATCATGTACGTAATGTACAGACTAATAGAGATCAGAGCGGCTGAGAGACAAATCTGTGGCGTCATCTTCCGGAAACTGCTGCTGGCGCTCGGATGGACGGCCTGTGTGGGGAACTTGATAGCCATATAtttacag GAATCCTGTGTGAGAAATTATATTGGCTTTGCAGCAATGTTATGTACCGGACTCTACAGTATCTGCCTGGCAGGACCTCTGTACACGGCATCCAGGAACGTCCGCTGTGTACGCTGTACGAAAGCTGCCCTGTCTGTACTGATGTTTCTGGCCTTCCTGAGCA AGTTGGCATGTAAAATGGCTATGTATGCCCTCTGTACCAGCGATCACTGTATACAG tcTGCAAAAACATCCCTAACAATCCTGGAATGGCTGGTGTTATTCAGCTCCTGTATAAGTCAAATCCTGCTGTATCGGGATTTCCAG GTTCTAACAATAAAATTCAGGAAGAGCCTAAAGGAGGACTGGATAATCCTGAGGGACGGCCTGGAGGAAACATCACCCAGCAATGAAGAAAAGGAGCCAGACCCTGAGAAAATGGGGCCCTAG